The Zingiber officinale cultivar Zhangliang chromosome 9A, Zo_v1.1, whole genome shotgun sequence genome window below encodes:
- the LOC122019270 gene encoding uncharacterized protein LOC122019270 has product MGLNASKRVERVLSSSPEFDAACEAVYDRCLSEAQHAFPGVRRYQLVEAAAGLYGLISGDITLVGRWVPKPPGRAQVDATIRRVLPGASDDLAWAEFRAFAVDLFRDAVLAGAGRAVLRCVPIGVAGIAGLGVATRAGGEVIARIMGVYAVGITAAVYLSLS; this is encoded by the coding sequence ATGGGGCTAAACGCATCGAAGCGTGTGGAGCGAGTGCTGAGTTCCTCTCCGGAGTTTGATGCCGCCTGCGAGGCCGTCTATGACCGCTGCCTGTCGGAGGCGCAGCACGCCTTCCCGGGTGTCCGCCGCTACCAGCTTGTCGAAGCGGCCGCCGGCCTCTACGGCTTGATTTCCGGGGACATCACCCTCGTAGGGAGATGGGTCCCCAAGCCCCCCGGCCGTGCTCAGGTCGATGCGACCATCCGAAGGGTTCTCCCTGGCGCTTCTGACGACCTTGCATGGGCTGAGTTCCGGGCCTTCGCGGTGGATCTATTCAGGGATGCTGTGTTAGCCGGAGCAGGGCGGGCGGTGCTCCGCTGTGTTCCCATCGGTGTCGCGGGGATTGCCGGCCTCGGGGTGGCGACGAGGGCCGGAGGGGAGGTGATAGCTAGGATTATGGGAGTGTACGCCGTGGGAATCACCGCCGCCGTGTACCTGAGCTTGTCGTGA